CAAGAGCTGGTGTTGAGAGAGTGTGCGATTTCAATGTGAACAGCGCGGATGACTAAGCACGTTATAAGTACGCCCCATCTTTTTTCAACACGCCTGCCAACGACGACGCTCATGGGACCAAAATAATCTACACCGGCGTATGTGAACGGCCGTGCGAATGCTGCAAGCCTACTTGAAGGTAGTGATGCCATAGCAGGAGGATGCGGACGAGCCCTAGCATTTTTACACATCTGACAGTCTCGACGAATTTTATCGCAAACTCTCCTAAGTTGCGATATCTGATACTTTTGCCGTAACTCGTTTACAACTGTTTCAAAATTACAATGATGGAAAACTTCATGAGTGGATTGTACGATTAATTTTGTTACGGGATGCTCTTTCGGTAGAATTATGGGATTTGCAGTGGATGGTTCGATGAATTCACACGCTTCTATTCTGCCACGCATGCGCAGGACTCCAACTTCGTCCAAAAATGGTGAAAGTTTGTAGAGAGGGCTCGTTTTCTGTAACTTACCACTTGTCGAATTAACTTTAGAAAGCGTCCAGACTTCATTGCGGTACACATGTTGCTGCACTTCTCGGTATATGAAGTTCTCCGCCGTACGAAGCTCGTCTTGTTTTAGAGCTCCTGTAGTTGGTTGTTGTTTTAAGAATTTGTATTGGAAGTATCGACAAAATCTTACAACGTATGCCGCAGTACGTTTAAGTTTCAACCACTTAGTAAATCTACTAAAATCAATAAGTGGTTCTCTTATGCTGTGCAAGTTTACTGATCGCTGCATCTCGTTCTCTGTCGTTCCTAGGTCGAAGTTTTGGGTTGGCCACATCTCTTTTTGTTGCCAAATAAATTGAGGTCCGTTGAACCATCGACTACGAGACGAAAAGTCGGgaagtttttgccattttgtgcCTTCATCTGCAACATTGTGTTGCGTGGGCACCCAGTTCCATTCAGATAGATTTGTGTCTTCTAAAATCTCGCCGACTCTAGCTCCTACAAATTTTGTGTACCTCCGATGATCTGAACGTAGCCAACAAAGTACATCTCTCGAATCTGACCAGAAAAATCTCTGGTTTATACGTATTCTGTGACACTCTCCAATATCTTTAGCCAGTCTCACTCCGATTACAGCTGCTTGGAGCTCTAGACGGGGTATCGAGACGTATCGCAATGGGGCAACACGAGTTTTTGACGTTATAAGGGCGCACTCGATGTTTTCTTTCTCCTGATACCGGAAGTATGCAACGGCTGCATAGCCGTTCTCGCTCGCATCTACAAAAACGTGCAATTGAACTTCGCAGGATTCACGATCTGTCACGGCTCTTCGATAACAACGGGGAATAGATATGGTTTCCACTCTTCGCAAAACACTGAGCCAGTGCCGCCATTTAGTTAAATGTTGCTCCTCTATGTGCTCATCCCAATCGATGCCGGAGCGCCATATTTCCTGAAGAAGTACCTTCAAGTACATTAGAAAGTTTGAGAGCAATCCAATTGGGTCATAGATCTGCATAAGGGTTCGCAATACTTCGCGCTTTGTGGGGGTTGCTGTTCCATGTAATAATTCATATTCACAACGCCGTGGTACTTTGAAGGTAAAACAATCATCAGAGGTGTTCCACCACATTCCTAGTATCCTCTCCGTATTTAACTCGTTGCTCACGTTGAGGTCTTTCTGGAATTCCTTACTTTCCCCCATAGCCTTCATCACCTTCTCGGAATTGGACAGCCACCCACGAATTTCGAATCCACCTTGTGAATTTATTATTCTAGCCTCCTTGGCAATTTTTACTGCCTCTTCTTCGCTCTCGACACTGAACAGCATGTCGTCTACATACGTATCGCGAATTATAGCATTTACAGCTTCTGGATGTTGCGAAGAAAAACGTTCGGCATTTAAGTTTTTCACATATTGTGCACAGCTCGGCGAGCATGTTGCACCAAAGGTCATTACTCGCATCACGTACGCCGCAGGTGGTTCTTCAACCTGTCCACTATTCCACAAAAATCGTTGACAATGTTGGTCCTCCTGGTTCACGAGGACTTGGTGGAACATCTCCCGTATATCACCTGAGACTGCGACCCGGTGTTCACGAAAACGTTGCAGTACGTGTGGTAAGGATACGATTTGGTCCGGTCCTTTGAGCAAAAATGAATTAAGCGATAAGTCTCCAACTTTTGCTGCTGCATCCCAAACTATACGCAGCTTTCCAGGCTTGTTTGGGTTAAGAACTGGAAAAATAGGGAGATACCATACTCGACCTGGATAGTTGCGTTCTTCTTCTACTGAAAGCTTGCGTATATAGCCTTTAGTTTCATAATCGGTGAGTTTCTGCCGCAAATCCTTTGCCATCTGAGGTTCTCGAAGCATGCGTTTCACCAGACATTGATGCCTTTTTAGTGCCATTCTTTTGCTGTTTGGTAAGAATACGTTGTCATAGCGCCACAGAAGTCCAGTTTCATACCTGCCATCTTTAAAGACTGTTTTTGACCTAATTATGTCAAGAGCTCGTGAATCATCTTTAGATATGAGCTGGTTTTTCGTCGGTTGAATTCCCAAGCTATCAAAGGAAAAGTAGTCTTTTATAGCTAAATTCAGCGCTTCACATTGGCAAATATGATAGTTGAAAGCTTTCCTATCGCTCAATAATGAAATATCGTTTGTTAAAGAACAAGGACCATAAATCACCCAGCCCAAACGTGTTAGTACTGCAGTTGGTTGACTTTCAGAACCTTCTCTGGAGTCCAGAGGATATTCTAATCTGATGTTATCCATTCCTAACAAGATTCTAGGTTGTACATTGGTGTACGGTTCAATCGAGACATCGGATAAATAACTGAAGCTTTTTACCAGTTTGGATGTGCACAAGGTTTGGGGTGGTAAATCTAAACTGCGGACTGTATGCACCTTGGATAGACAGAAGCGCTTACTTGTTCCAGAGCTTCCCGAAATGTATACTGAGCACTTGATGGAGTCCGACTCATACCTACCCTGACCAGCAGTCCAATTTATGCAGAGCGGATAGTGTTCTCCTTCCAGCTTCAACTCGTTCCACAGACTGTGTTCCATGAGCGTACATGTGGATCCTCCATCTATGAAGGCGTAGGTGTCAATTGATTTCCCATTCCCATGGACGGTAACTCGTACGTATTTCAAAAGAACATTTCCCGTTGTATTTTGGTGAGTGTTGCAGAAGGCGTCCTTTTGTTGTGCTCCACCAGACTGCTTATGCTTTTTATCGTTGTGTAACATACAGTGATGCAGATATTTACATCCGTTTTTGCTACATGGCACCTTGCGTTCacagtttttaaaatgcttGGTAAGACACTTCCTGCAGATGTTCTTCTCATGGATTAACGACCAACGTGACTGTACTGACATGTTTTGAAACTGTGTACAGCTCTCAAGTCCACTACATGTACCGAAGCATGCGAGACAGGCTCCTTCCTTGTCCTCCTCGGCCGGTGTGGTGTGTAGGTGTAAAAATGCTCCTTCCTTGTCCTCCTCGGCCGGTGTGGTGTGTAGGTGTAAAAAGGCTCCTTCTTTCTTTGGCTTGCCAGACTGTTTCGACCAGGCCTCTGGTCTTGTAACTAGACTGCATGCCTCTGCTATTCTACCAATCCAAACACTAACTTCAAGAAGGGAATTATCACCCGTTTCTAGACGATGCAATGCCCATTGCATTTTCAACCCTGGTGGTAGTGCATCCACTAATTCCTGTACCAGTGGGGCGTTATACAGCCGTTCCTCTAATTCACATGCTTGAATGGTGGCGCATAAGTTTTGAACTGCTATTCCGAAGTCGATAATTGTTTCCATGCGGTCATCTCTCGGCTTCGGTAATAGTCTCACACGTTTAATCATTGTTTCAATGATTGATTCCGGATTACCAAACAACGTTCTCAGTCGCCCAATGATAACTGGAACGTTATCGGGATGTAGAAGAAGACTTTTCACTGCGTTCAAAGCACGGTCGCACAAAGACTTCTCCAAGCGATCCAGGAGTTCGTTATTGCCAAATGCGCACATCCTGGACGTTCTTTCGAATGCTGCTATGAATCGTGGCCAATCTTCAGGATCTCCTCCGAATTTCGGCAGATCTTTTACCGTGTGTCTTGCTGCTAACTGATTGTTCGATAATGATTCGTCATAGGTGTGGAGGTGAGGAGGTTGATGCGAAGCTATCCTCGACTTACGTTGTGTTGAAGTAAGGTCGCCAGAACGTCCAGAAGCACCGAACTTGTGCTGAACGTCTACATATTTGGGAAGGGGAGTCTCATTCATCGGCTTCGGATTTCTAGAGTTGCTACCTATATCCATTTCATTCAACCATTCAtcgattttttgcaaacttGCACTTGTCTCGGACTCACTATCACTGGACCTCAGCATCTCCTGCTCAAACGCTAAACGCTCCTCTAATTGCTTTTTCTCCAGCGCCTGTCGTTCTTCCATTGCTTTGAGCTGCATGTCCTTGAGCTTCGTCGACTTGTTGGAATCTTTCAAGAATGACTTCGTAGTACTTTTCGGGGCTCGAATGTGCTGAGCGGTAGAGTTAGCTATGGGTTCTTGAGTAAACTTGGTTATATGCTGCTCGCTGCTTGTACCCTGAATCATCATATCTACTGGAGGAATTCGTCGTTGTGTATGTATTGGAGTTGTTTCTAACGGTGTACCATGCAGCTGCGTATGCGGCCACTGCAGTTGAAGCTTCTCAAACTTTCCCGGCTTTGGTCGCTGCATCTCGGATTGCCGCTGTCCAGGTTGTTCAGACTGCTTCTGTTGAGGTAGACTTTTTTGCCACTGCTTCTGCTGCTTCCGAAACTCTTCACGTTCTCCCATCAATACTTCTCGTTCCTTCTCCAACTCTTTCCGCAGGCATTTATTACAGCTCCAATCTCGATTCTCGATACTGTCATCTTCATCAACGCACTCATAGTGAAACCAAGTATCGCAAACGTCGCATTGTACCATTCGACTTGTATCAACGCGGCGACATATGCCACAACTTGCCCCCTCAGAACCGTTCTTGTCTCCCGTAGGACAATCTACAGAGCCTTTTCCGCTACCTTTGGACATACCGAAATAAAcgagaaatttaatttgttccCGTAAGGGCCACAAGACAGAAACTGTTCCGCAAATTTGAACTGATATTTTATTATAATCGTTAAATTTCTCCTGAAATTGATACATATTCGTTGTTATAATCTTGTGCATGTGGATTATAATTGATGTTACAGTAGTGATTCAGTTTTAATGTTTAATAGTGACTTACGTTTAGTGTTTCTTTCTGTATTTGTCGTCTATCCGGTATTTAGTCCTATACGGTACCAACGGTACGATCGATAGCAGCTCTAGCTATAAGACGATTTGTTTTTAGCTTCTAATTTCAATGATTGTGTAGAATAAAACTAGTACCTGTTTCTGTCGTGTCCTGGTTAATTGTAATCTTGTTAACCACGGTTCCTTCACTTGTCGTGTCACTAACCTTGTGTTGTAGAATAGGTAAGTATAACTTTTTATGTCGACTATAAATGTATATTGTATTAATTCACCTTTTGGTATTTTAGTTCACGTCTCTTagcgttttaaatttattgaagtaCAGTAGAAGTTTTCAAATAAGGAGCTATCTAAATAAATCAGCACAGAAATTCTGAATTCGCTTCTTACTCCAATGATGACTTGCTAAATTTAGTTGAGTAAACGATTGACAGATCTACCTACTTATTGTTCACTTCTCTTTGCCTATGCTGTCCTACACTTCTTACATTTCTAGTAACCAGTGGAGCCGTCTTCTAGTGGGGGCTGATTGGAATAGGAGGCGTGGTCGCGCATTGCGTAACACTCGACAAAATTCGAGTAAatgcaaccaaatttgacatgacaaGAAATTCGAGAACAAAAGAGGTTTCCATTGGTATTTGGTGCCACTATCTCCTTCCAACGGAAAGATAGGAAGGAGGGAAGGGCCCTAATACTATTTCGTTGgcagaacttaaaattaatcaaaataaataaataataaaaaataatcaaaataagccAATGGAACCAAAGTTGATATTAGAAGGATTTTGGGTACGAAAATGGGCACGATTATTAGAAACGCCAACTTCTTTAAAGTAGTGGGGGAAGAGAGAAGGAAAGGGGGTGGGAGCCtcccattaaaaaaatcaaaattgaaataatttttacaagttttatttattttaagaagtgtatcaaagcacaccgggtcagctagtaccaaatgagaaaatttaatagctttttttgccaattttttctcAACTCGAGAAAATTGgttatttaaattgtttttttatgggttttttttaaattacgctAGTACAAAATTAAGTTGAAGTCCCAAAACATCGAgcagcataatttttttttcaggaataaCGCCAGATTTCGACATTTAGACATTTCTAAGTCATTCGGCATCGATATTAAAATTTAGTCCttgttttgttttaagattCGATAATTGTAAAGTTTTTAGCAAACAGGTTTTCAAAttagacaaaatcaacaattGGAAGTGTCCTTCCCATAAAGACGAATTTTTCCACAGTTGACATTGTATAAGAATTGTTTACCCAAACATCGTTATCACCGAAATATGTTACCTAATCTATGACATATGTAATTAATTTGAAACTATTTAATGTGGTCAAACAATCTGTGAACATTATAACAGACAGGGCCGAAGTCATAATAATCCTTATCGGCGCTGAGATGCTATTGACACTAataaaagcagcagcagcagtactTTCTGTCGACGAGGTTAATCGGATTCCGTGTCCGGATTCAGCTAGTTAAGGGAATTCACGACTTATGAATCGTCTGTCTCTCCAGCACACATGTGACCTTATCACTTCAGTAGCATGATCATGAAAACTATTCTGAAGCGGTCCGTCATCTCAAAGAACACTTTCACTCTATATTTTTACAGAGCGATTAGTCAATACATACTACTACGTCGTCGGTGGCCATGATACGCTAGAGATTGTAGTCAATCAGCAAAGGGACGGAGGAGAGATCATCCAAACACATTCCCTGGCTAGAGCATCGGCGATCAGACGAGGATCGATCGTTTTCCCATCGACATGGGGTTTGTAGAATTTTCGTTACGACTCAAGTATCAATCACCTAATTCATTTCCCGCTCCAGGAAATCGGTTTATACCATCAATGCCAACAGTCCCAGCATTAACGGAAGTACGGAGAAGAAGGCCGGATCGCTGATCCAAGATGACGGGGCCAGTCCGGAGGCGGGAACTTTCCGCACCGTACTTCCACAAATTTTGGCCAGTACGGCCAAAAATTTTCTACTGCTGGATTTAGGAATGGCTGTGGCCATTCCGACCATCGTGATCCCAGCTCTGCGGGGGCTAAAAAACAGAGCCCCCGATGAGTTCCTTCATTTTACTCCGGTGCAGGCGTCCTGGTTTGGTAAGGAATTTAAATAGTCCTGTATAGATTTTCTGAGCTATCTGAAAATATGCCGTAAATTTCAGGAAGTGTTGCGTACATTTGTCAACCAATAGGGAGTGTCCTTTCGGGAATCGTGTTGGAGCCGTTGGGTCGCAAACGATCCATGATTTTGGTGAACATTCCACATATTGTCGCTTGGATGACGCTGTATTTTGCTGGATCCCTGGAGGAAATGTACATTGCCGCGGTGCTTCTCGGGATGGGAGTCGGATTTATGGAAGCGCCAATCGTTACTTACGTAGGAGAAATTTGgtaagtttataatttttttaacaatacagTCGTTGAACAACTTCTAAGAAAGCAACTAACTAACTAGATATGATTTTAACTGATCACATAACTTTGAAAGCATTAGTCgcaattcaaaaatcatttttgaaatgaagtgCATGTTTAATGTAATAATACACAGCAAACataattcgtgtaattttagatcggaaacgatgcacgaaaatggaacatcgtttttgatctaaaattctatcacgacgtgtaaatttagatcgaaagcgATGCACGAAAATGTAACGGATcattgtcgtgtaaaaatacacagctatgcaaaattttagaatttattctggatatttgcattttttagtaaatattcaggtttcaaatattaaaagccTGGTGAAATATACAAAGATTCAGTGTATATTTttattagactttttttttaaaccaagcactaacagtaaaaaaaaaaaatttcacacataATGGGCAGCGCCGAAAGTTGCATCAAACGCTGTCACCAGTCGGATTTTTGGGAGGATTTCTGTTCCGGACAATCCGGATCCACGTCattgtaaaaaaagaaagaagcaCTGTttaatttcaacatatttagtttttattctgCAATTCACTTCATTTACCTTCATCCGTTCGGAATTCCGTGACTTTCTCGGGCTTTTTATGATTCAAATGCCGCTTTCAGTAAACAGCAAATCTGGCCTGTGTGGAGCCTTCAACTTAAAACCTCTGCGATCTTACGGCACGAGCTATGGGGAGTTCCCATTTTCGACAGACTTTCACTTTTTACTTGCACTATCATCATCTCGTgtgaaaacaaataaactcaAGCCGCGAATGAAAGGAAAACAATGGATCTGTCataatttacaaagtttttgatgtaaaattatcTCCCAAAGTTGCTTTCTAGATCATGCAGTGTAAATTTATTGCatcgaatttaattttacacttttaattttaaagcgatgaaaaatagaccaaaaattgtttgaaattacatcttttaaaaattacaataggGAAAAAATAGATGCCACACGTTTTAGATAGcgtatatttttagaaattttttgctgtgtataatgTTCAATCGTTTTCAACAATATCTAGTTcataagaatttattttaatttaagaaaccgaaaaattattcaatgatattttttaatctcatcGGTCTAGACTGTACAGTATGACTGACTGACCTGATCTAgaattagtttcaaaattaactggcaacactgtagTAAATTAACATTCACGATAATAAAGATGTATTCCCTATGATTATTCCACCGAAGACAGAATGTAGTTTTGAGAAGAGAAGAAAGATACAATTTAATCATTCTACAATATCCTGTTGcttccaggaaaaaaaatataacattgaTTTTCTAACTCGATTTACATAGGTTCCAGAAATGTGACGAGGCTCTACGTGGTAGcagaaaaattatttacaattaaaaaaaacaacactgagagtttggaaattttttctttattcttggCGGTCTATAGTGAGCAggtttgccaacatttttgtttaaaaactcagggaaatgggaaaaaatcaggatttatgTTTTAACGGAAATTTGTTTTAGTCATCAAACCACATTTTGATCTCTGCTAACGTCTTTAATGACATTCCCGTACTACTAATTTTCCATCATATTCACAAAAATcccattttccctgatttttgtgaatattagCTTGTTAGGCTTATTAGCTTGGGCCtccaaaaatcaggcacattggcaacccTGGTCGTGAGCGTTCTTtcagatttaaagaaaaatgtatgGTCCTACAAAGGGCCTAAATTGCAACTTGTTTCACTCAACTCAAAACTACATTCTGTCTTCTATAGAAATGATCATGGATAATACACCTTTATTACCGCGCTCTTGTCAATTTGCTACAGCGTTGCCAGTTAATTTTAAGGCTAATCtagataatttttattgttaagttgaaaaaaacgaaacttaaaataattgcccaaattttttattcaaaatcacaTCTAAGctcgaaaatgtaaaatttgaagttctaaGCAAAAATAATTAGTGAATAAAATAATGATCTAGACTCCaccaatggttttttttccggAATAGTGCGTTGGATAGAAGAGAGTCTCCTCTATAATTTGGCAAATTGTTAGagatgccgatttttttttcttgaaatgttctaaaAAGACACTGTGAAAAACTATGACTTGCAGATAATATTCAGTCTCGctaatttatttcttcatttaagACAcagtaaacaaaattcaaaaaaaatggaatttcaaCACTGTTTGacacatttgatttttgaaatgcgAAAGACTGAATTCGAAAATCGATATTTCAATTGATTGCCTCAAAACTTTTAACTATATAGAACATAATTTTTGGTAAACAACTGATCTGATTGAGAGAATTGTTCCTGAATTCATATTCTGATGTCCGATTATACATTTTGAATCTGAGTTCCgagtattgaaatatttttttttaatattaattttaaattatcatgatatatcaaatttttgttcctcacgggcctactactatgaactGGTAATTCTTCtgaataaattctacccgcgcattttcataatctttcatttcatctaaccttctatccatctataaaaaaatttcataacctttagatgtccctactaaaagcacatcacttttcaccgctaaggccgacaaattaaagaaacattaattttaaagttttatttttttatgctaAATTAGATCTTCACAGCGATATGATAATAATCCTGGAATCCAAAAGTTATTAGTTCTTTGAATTCTGATAATTAATTCCTTCATGATCAACTCATACATCTTCTATGAATtcccaataaaaaaattcttgatttttaataaaataatactAATTTAATTAACCTATAATCAGCTGAcaggtaaattaatttattatttctgatttcaaaataaaaaaaactaccatattcattttgataattggtgttacactgaggtttttttttacgcggttttttttacacgggttttttttacgcggctttttttacgtggattttccaattaacgcggttttttttacgcgaattttcgaattaacgcggtttttttacgcggattttcgaattaacgcggtttttcagagaaaacattctaagactttttcaaaggaaaacacttagaatctttttgtagttgggaaaatcttagctctgagactaagaacgtgatacatgagatctgtgacctgagacctgaaatatgagactcgagatctaagacatgagacatgagacctgagacctgagacatgagacctgagacctgagacatgagacctgagacatgagacatgagacctgagacatgagacatgagacctgagacatgagacttgagacatgagacatgagacatgagacatgagacctgagacatgagacatgagacatgagacatgagacttgagacatgagacatgagacctgagacatgagacatgagacatgagacctgagacctgagacatgagacatgagacctgaaacctgagacatgagacatgagacctgagacctgagacatggaacataagacctgagacatgagacctaagacctgagacatggaacatgagacctgagacatgagacgatctgaattccacactgtcaaataagcctcactatattctactattctattaatctaattgattttgttttttatcttaaaaataaactatcattgtacgtaaatttttaattaatcatgattcttacgcgttttttttagtaacgtgcttttttccgcgagttttttaatcaaaatggattttttacgtggattttcgaatttcggggttttttttacgtggattttcgaattaacgaggtttttttttacgcggattttcgaattaacgcggttttttttacgcggattttcgaattaacgcggttttttttacgcggattttcgaattaacgcggttttttttacgcggttttttttacgcgggactaAGTAGTTTTTTTCAGACTTGGTGTATGTGACCTAGATTTAGttttttagggtttttttttatatgtttatcCATTTGGATGATATAAAACTACTGTGATAAATTTGGTGTGATATGTATTGTACACTCAGAGAAATATTGgtgtttgaaccaaaaaaaaaaaaatgattttgattcaaaaaaatattctattgaaaCAAACTCTTTTTCATTTGATACAATGTATTATGATTTAGGAcctttttattatgattttgattctaaagaaaaattgttgaaacaaaggatttattctttgaattaaaaaatagtcAAATAGAGTCAAAgaattcgattcaatttcaaaggtgaaaaattctttgaaataaaggAAAACAGATTAGAaatagaggatttttttttgtcccagATCAAAGTAAATTTCCTTTGTTTGAcgacaaaacaaagaaaaatccctttgtcttaaaaaactttttcgaagCGTGTAATACATGGATTTCATGAAGATTGGGGAGAATTGTTGTTCTAATGCTTGACACTTTGCATCCCAGGGCTGGAAaacagataaaatgaaaaaaaaattcgctcaAATGTCATATTGGTCTGATTGAATCACCGACCAGGGAGTGGgttacaaattttgtttcttgaaaatgatcattatgaaagattttttaagtctttacgaaagattttaattgagcaggtttacaaatttcatcaaactgagcatgccttatACATAAAACGATAGTTTtgctgattttgtttggttccggcataAATTTTTGCCTTAAACAATTACAACTCTTTTC
This sequence is a window from Uranotaenia lowii strain MFRU-FL chromosome 3, ASM2978415v1, whole genome shotgun sequence. Protein-coding genes within it:
- the LOC129753269 gene encoding uncharacterized protein LOC129753269, with the translated sequence MSKGSGKGSVDCPTGDKNGSEGASCGICRRVDTSRMVQCDVCDTWFHYECVDEDDSIENRDWSCNKCLRKELEKEREVLMGEREEFRKQQKQWQKSLPQQKQSEQPGQRQSEMQRPKPGKFEKLQLQWPHTQLHGTPLETTPIHTQRRIPPVDMMIQGTSSEQHITKFTQEPIANSTAQHIRAPKSTTKSFLKDSNKSTKLKDMQLKAMEERQALEKKQLEERLAFEQEMLRSSDSESETSASLQKIDEWLNEMDIGSNSRNPKPMNETPLPKYVDVQHKFGASGRSGDLTSTQRKSRIASHQPPHLHTYDESLSNNQLAARHTVKDLPKFGGDPEDWPRFIAAFERTSRMCAFGNNELLDRLEKSLCDRALNAVKSLLLHPDNVPVIIGRLRTLFGNPESIIETMIKRVRLLPKPRDDRMETIIDFGIAVQNLCATIQACELEERLYNAPLVQELVDALPPGLKMQWALHRLETGDNSLLEVSVWIGRIAEACSLVTRPEAWSKQSGKPKKEGAFLHLHTTPAEEDKEGAFLHLHTTPAEEDKEGACLACFGTCSGLESCTQFQNMSVQSRWSLIHEKNICRKCLTKHFKNCERKVPCSKNGCKYLHHCMLHNDKKHKQSGGAQQKDAFCNTHQNTTGNVLLKYVRVTVHGNGKSIDTYAFIDGGSTCTLMEHSLWNELKLEGEHYPLCINWTAGQGRYESDSIKCSVYISGSSGTSKRFCLSKVHTVRSLDLPPQTLCTSKLVKSFSYLSDVSIEPYTNVQPRILLGMDNIRLEYPLDSREGSESQPTAVLTRLGWVIYGPCSLTNDISLLSDRKAFNYHICQCEALNLAIKDYFSFDSLGIQPTKNQLISKDDSRALDIIRSKTVFKDGRYETGLLWRYDNVFLPNSKRMALKRHQCLVKRMLREPQMAKDLRQKLTDYETKGYIRKLSVEEERNYPGRVWYLPIFPVLNPNKPGKLRIVWDAAAKVGDLSLNSFLLKGPDQIVSLPHVLQRFREHRVAVSGDIREMFHQVLVNQEDQHCQRFLWNSGQVEEPPAAYVMRVMTFGATCSPSCAQYVKNLNAERFSSQHPEAVNAIIRDTYVDDMLFSVESEEEAVKIAKEARIINSQGGFEIRGWLSNSEKVMKAMGESKEFQKDLNVSNELNTERILGMWWNTSDDCFTFKVPRRCEYELLHGTATPTKREVLRTLMQIYDPIGLLSNFLMYLKVLLQEIWRSGIDWDEHIEEQHLTKWRHWLSVLRRVETISIPRCYRRAVTDRESCEVQLHVFVDASENGYAAVAYFRYQEKENIECALITSKTRVAPLRYVSIPRLELQAAVIGVRLAKDIGECHRIRINQRFFWSDSRDVLCWLRSDHRRYTKFVGARVGEILEDTNLSEWNWVPTQHNVADEGTKWQKLPDFSSRSRWFNGPQFIWQQKEMWPTQNFDLGTTENEMQRSVNLHSIREPLIDFSRFTKWLKLKRTAAYVVRFCRYFQYKFLKQQPTTGALKQDELRTAENFIYREVQQHVYRNEVWTLSKVNSTSGKLQKTSPLYKLSPFLDEVGVLRMRGRIEACEFIEPSTANPIILPKEHPVTKLIVQSTHEVFHHCNFETVVNELRQKYQISQLRRVCDKIRRDCQMCKNARARPHPPAMASLPSSRLAAFARPFTYAGVDYFGPMSVVVGRRVEKRWGVLITCLVIRAVHIEIAHSLNTSSCILALRNFMARRGTPLELFSDRGTNFVGSNREITEAVRCLDENKMMEEFTTANTKWTFLPPSSPHMGGSWERLVQSVKKVLRNMKIPRNPTDEVLHNTLLEIEFIINSRPLTYVPIDNADSEAITPNHFLLGSSSGSKPLVPFEDNPNILRNTWKTSQTYANQFWKRWVQEYLPSINRRTKWHYPVKPIEVDDVVVIVDPDLPRNMWPKGRVVKVNNRDGQVRSALVKTASNIYERPAVKLAVLDVGVSDRKHDSTSCVPGGSVTQCATTPPIPISPH